The following DNA comes from Sphingorhabdus sp. M41.
CGCACCACCGATGATGCCCGCGATAATCGCGAAAATCAGATAGAGAGTGCCGATGTCCTTGTGGTTGGTCGACATGAACCAGCGCTGGAAAAAGGCCGGCTTGTGATCCGCATCATGCGCGTGATCATCAATATGGCCATCTGCTGTGATAGTTGTCATTGCTCTAACCCTCAGTTGGTCGCAGCGGCTGCAACGGCAGGCGCAATTTCGGTTGTCGTGTCATTGACTGCAGCGACTTCGGCGACAGCAGGCTCTGCTGCTTCGCCTTTCACCGTGCCGCCATTGGCGCGAACCCAGTTGTTGAATTTTTCTTGCGAGAGAACTTCAACCGTGATCGGCATGAAGCCGTGACGCGCTCCGCAAAGCTCCGAACACTGGCCATAATATACGCCTTCACGGTCGATCTGCAGAACCTTTTCATTGATTCTTCCGGGAACCGCATCAAGCTTGAACCAGGCCGAAGGAATGGCGAAGCTGTGGATGACGTCCGCTGCGGTGATCAGCAGCTTGACCGGCTTGCCGACCGGGATAACCATACGGTTGTCGGCGGCCAGCTGATGGGGTTCGCCCCGCGCAGCCGCATCTTCTTCCGACAGCATGTTGGAAATGACTTCGAAATCGCCATTGTCGGGATAGCTATAGCCCCAATACCACTGATATCCGGTTACCTTCACGGTCAGCGCATCTTCTGGCGCTGGCTCAAACTGGCGGGCAAGCAGACTGATCGAAGGCACCGCGATGACGACCAGGATCAGAACCGGAATGACCGTCCAGATAATTTCGATGAATGTATTGTGCGTGGTTTTCGACGGCTCGGGATTGGCACCGCGACGAAAGCGGAAGACGACCCAGAACAAAAGAAAGAGAACCAGCAAGCTGACACCAACCATCATCGGGACGAGGATCGCATTGTTGATCCAATGTGCGGTCTGGCCGGTTTCGCTGAACTGCTGCTGAAAATCAATGCCGCCATCGACCGGCATGCCGATGCCTGGCGTAGGTTTCATCGGGGTATAAAGGGCTGGATCAAGTCCGGATGCGGTCGCTTCCGCCGCCGCTGGTACATCCGCCGCTTCAACTGCGCTGGCCGCTGCCGGATCTACGACTGGCGCTGCCGGCAATGCTTCCTGCGCCGACAATGCTGCCGGCGTGAGAATCAGGCCGATGGCCAGAATCCAAGCTTTAACAAAA
Coding sequences within:
- the coxB gene encoding cytochrome c oxidase subunit II produces the protein MTHFVKAWILAIGLILTPAALSAQEALPAAPVVDPAAASAVEAADVPAAAEATASGLDPALYTPMKPTPGIGMPVDGGIDFQQQFSETGQTAHWINNAILVPMMVGVSLLVLFLLFWVVFRFRRGANPEPSKTTHNTFIEIIWTVIPVLILVVIAVPSISLLARQFEPAPEDALTVKVTGYQWYWGYSYPDNGDFEVISNMLSEEDAAARGEPHQLAADNRMVIPVGKPVKLLITAADVIHSFAIPSAWFKLDAVPGRINEKVLQIDREGVYYGQCSELCGARHGFMPITVEVLSQEKFNNWVRANGGTVKGEAAEPAVAEVAAVNDTTTEIAPAVAAAATN